A portion of the Clostridium gelidum genome contains these proteins:
- a CDS encoding alpha/beta hydrolase, translating into MKPEMKYTYEEMSKVINYPKGMKMIKGNKDNIRAFIGEDVVYNKRDGIELKLRLVYPETLDENKKYPLFFHVQGSAWMKQNLNSHILDFKDIVTFGYILAVVEYRPSDVALFPAQVLDAKCAMRYIQNHSDELHIDMNNVFVSGESSGGHTSSLCWATWKNSKLDYTDENLCNVRGFVDLYGVSNLATIHKYRSAFEHKKFSPATMIIGVDSLLENLELALKASPISYIDDESNNDPLLIMHGNKDRVVPFEQSIEIYEKCVKHNKNVEFYCVDDADHGGNVFYCQDTLNALIDFLEKYAH; encoded by the coding sequence ATGAAACCTGAGATGAAATATACATATGAAGAGATGAGTAAGGTGATTAATTATCCAAAAGGAATGAAGATGATTAAAGGAAATAAAGATAATATACGAGCATTTATCGGTGAAGATGTTGTATATAATAAAAGGGATGGAATTGAATTAAAGTTAAGACTTGTTTATCCAGAAACTCTTGATGAAAATAAAAAATATCCTTTGTTTTTTCATGTTCAAGGTTCAGCCTGGATGAAGCAAAATCTAAATAGCCACATTTTAGATTTTAAAGATATTGTTACATTTGGATATATTTTAGCAGTTGTAGAGTATCGTCCCAGCGATGTAGCCTTATTTCCAGCGCAAGTATTGGATGCAAAATGTGCAATGAGATATATTCAAAATCATAGTGATGAACTTCATATTGATATGAATAATGTATTTGTATCTGGTGAATCAAGTGGAGGGCATACCTCTTCTTTGTGTTGGGCTACATGGAAGAATTCAAAGTTAGATTATACAGATGAAAATCTTTGTAATGTAAGAGGATTTGTTGACTTATATGGAGTAAGTAATTTGGCGACTATACATAAATATCGTTCGGCTTTTGAACATAAAAAATTCTCTCCAGCGACTATGATAATTGGTGTTGATAGTCTTTTAGAAAATTTAGAGTTAGCACTAAAAGCTTCACCTATTTCGTATATTGATGATGAATCAAATAATGATCCATTACTGATTATGCATGGTAATAAAGACCGTGTTGTTCCATTTGAGCAAAGTATAGAGATATATGAGAAATGTGTCAAACATAATAAGAATGTAGAATTTTATTGTGTTGATGATGCGGATCATGGAGGAAATGTATTCTATTGCCAAGACACATTAAATGCACTTATTGATTTTCTAGAAAAATATGCACATTAG
- a CDS encoding sensor histidine kinase, with amino-acid sequence MDNEWYKKVIKKNGSEYWNVNHYDNDIVVKSTLNDESKNVVVSLNKRITYPSDKYFSICRVTMNSKDFFPKMYEKDELKSGQILLVNKENIDINTDENSTLLKNFNFDKKKFQEFIKDKLEHEKGEVNYNQGSEAYIILYKESPIPNNYLINIIPLNNISQEIKNSKYIVIWSSLFLLLFLSVVVFYATKAILKRLYKIISAVKQVRTGDLMPSIEVQGNDEVGVLAHNFRQMMKTIEILIKDSVNKEIITKEAELKALKTQIDSHFLYNTLENIRMTALVEENYMVSDCLAALGDMMRYNMKWNSEFVSLSEEISHIKNYIALMTLRYDFEIILKINIDSEFSSREILKLTIQPLVENAVKHGISEKLMSENGTVSISVEIDEAYLYLNVKDDGKGMDINKVQELQNHINGNIDNKYGLGLKNVSDRIKLFYGKQYGIMIDAKEGCYTQITLKLPNVIDNPLEVLSK; translated from the coding sequence ATGGATAATGAATGGTATAAAAAAGTTATTAAAAAAAATGGTTCGGAATATTGGAACGTTAACCACTATGATAATGATATTGTGGTTAAATCAACTTTAAATGATGAATCAAAAAATGTAGTAGTTTCCCTTAATAAAAGGATTACTTATCCAAGTGATAAGTATTTCAGTATTTGCAGGGTAACTATGAATTCTAAGGACTTTTTTCCCAAAATGTACGAAAAGGATGAGTTGAAAAGTGGACAAATATTATTAGTAAATAAAGAAAATATAGATATAAATACAGATGAAAATAGCACACTGCTTAAAAATTTTAATTTTGATAAAAAAAAGTTCCAGGAATTTATTAAAGATAAATTAGAACATGAAAAAGGAGAAGTGAATTATAATCAAGGTAGTGAAGCTTATATTATACTATACAAGGAGTCACCCATTCCGAACAATTACTTAATAAATATTATACCATTAAATAACATTTCACAAGAAATTAAAAATTCCAAATATATTGTTATTTGGAGTTCTCTTTTTTTATTGCTATTTCTATCAGTAGTAGTATTTTATGCAACTAAAGCTATTCTCAAAAGATTGTACAAAATAATTTCAGCAGTTAAACAGGTGAGAACTGGAGATTTAATGCCGAGTATAGAAGTGCAAGGTAATGATGAAGTAGGAGTACTTGCTCATAACTTTAGACAAATGATGAAAACTATAGAAATACTGATTAAGGATAGTGTAAATAAAGAAATAATAACCAAAGAAGCAGAGTTAAAAGCATTAAAAACTCAAATAGATTCACATTTTTTATATAATACTCTTGAGAATATTAGAATGACTGCACTGGTTGAAGAAAATTATATGGTATCTGATTGTTTAGCAGCTTTAGGTGATATGATGAGATATAACATGAAATGGAACAGTGAGTTTGTTTCACTAAGTGAAGAAATAAGCCATATTAAAAATTATATAGCATTAATGACGCTCAGATATGACTTTGAAATAATTTTAAAGATTAATATTGATTCGGAATTTTCAAGTAGAGAAATATTAAAATTAACTATTCAGCCTTTAGTAGAAAATGCAGTGAAGCATGGTATTTCAGAAAAATTAATGAGTGAAAATGGTACTGTTTCTATATCTGTTGAGATTGATGAAGCATATTTATATTTAAATGTTAAGGATGATGGAAAAGGAATGGATATAAACAAGGTTCAGGAACTGCAGAATCATATAAATGGAAATATAGATAATAAATATGGTCTTGGACTTAAAAATGTTAGTGATAGAATAAAGCTTTTTTACGGTAAACAATATGGTATTATGATTGATGCTAAAGAAGGGTGCTATACACAAATAACACTTAAGCTGCCAAATGTTATAGATAATCCATTAGAAGTATTAAGCAAATAA
- a CDS encoding extracellular solute-binding protein, protein MRKQIVKVCKGIIALTVMSMFFTACGLFDKKIGSTANNNYDEEGQNVDRTPITFDWYIDFSWFQTKWGTNPVSKYVSEKTGVSLNLITPSGDETEKLNSMIETGKLPDLITLSSQDYGYKRIIQSGLALPLDKLSEQYDAYFMKVADKQKLEWYRQSDGSVYCYPNFSSPVTDFDNYKEEKPSNQTFLVRKDIYEALGKPDMRTPQGFLSALERAKKEFPTVDGHELIPIGFHEFNDYGNLSLDSILPNFLDVPREENGKVYDKNIDKEYIGWLKTLREANERGLLSKKIFVDKRAQIEEKITEGRYFAMLYQSSDMSAQQLELYSRDKNKVYMAIDGTSNSKLDQPKLAGDSISGWTVTLISKSCKDPKRAINFLSYLISEEGNKDLYLGIKGLTWDVIDGKEQFKPEVVDLLNKDRIAFDNKYGAANTYWMLADGDLIQKWMPEKEKPLSIISDWAKGKTYNYSLFDNIYPYGDNEEGVAFGRINKKWGNTLKNLLIAKNENEFDKILNEFIAYRKEQGWDKIQKYDQQKYEENKKKLNVVR, encoded by the coding sequence ATGAGAAAGCAAATTGTAAAGGTTTGTAAAGGGATTATAGCTTTAACTGTAATGTCTATGTTTTTTACAGCATGTGGTCTATTTGATAAAAAAATAGGCAGTACAGCTAATAATAACTACGATGAAGAAGGGCAAAATGTTGATAGAACACCAATAACCTTTGATTGGTATATTGATTTTTCGTGGTTTCAAACTAAATGGGGGACAAATCCTGTGTCAAAATATGTTTCAGAGAAGACTGGTGTTAGTTTAAACTTAATAACTCCAAGCGGTGATGAGACAGAAAAATTAAATTCTATGATTGAAACAGGTAAATTGCCAGATCTTATTACATTAAGTTCACAAGATTATGGATATAAAAGAATAATTCAGAGTGGTTTAGCATTACCACTTGATAAGCTATCAGAACAATATGATGCATATTTTATGAAAGTTGCAGATAAACAAAAATTGGAATGGTATAGACAAAGTGATGGATCTGTATATTGTTATCCTAATTTTTCGAGTCCAGTGACTGACTTTGATAATTATAAAGAAGAGAAGCCATCTAATCAAACATTTTTAGTTAGAAAAGATATTTATGAAGCTTTAGGAAAACCTGATATGAGAACACCACAAGGGTTTTTAAGTGCGCTTGAAAGGGCAAAAAAAGAATTCCCTACAGTTGATGGACATGAATTGATACCTATAGGATTTCATGAGTTCAATGATTATGGAAATCTTTCTTTAGATAGCATTTTGCCAAATTTTTTAGATGTTCCTAGGGAAGAGAATGGAAAAGTATATGATAAAAATATAGATAAAGAATATATAGGATGGTTAAAAACATTAAGAGAGGCTAACGAAAGAGGATTATTATCGAAGAAAATTTTTGTGGATAAAAGAGCTCAGATAGAAGAAAAGATAACAGAGGGAAGATATTTTGCAATGCTTTATCAAAGTTCTGATATGTCTGCTCAACAGCTGGAATTATACTCTAGAGATAAGAATAAAGTATATATGGCTATTGACGGGACTTCAAACTCTAAGCTGGATCAACCTAAACTAGCAGGAGATAGTATTTCTGGATGGACGGTTACCTTGATTTCAAAATCCTGCAAGGATCCCAAAAGAGCTATAAACTTTTTGAGTTATTTAATTAGTGAAGAGGGAAATAAAGATTTGTATTTAGGGATAAAAGGATTAACTTGGGATGTAATTGATGGAAAGGAACAGTTTAAACCAGAAGTAGTAGATTTGCTAAACAAAGATAGAATAGCTTTTGACAATAAATATGGTGCGGCAAATACATATTGGATGCTGGCTGATGGTGATTTAATACAGAAGTGGATGCCAGAAAAAGAGAAACCATTAAGTATAATAAGTGATTGGGCAAAAGGGAAGACCTATAATTACTCCTTATTTGACAATATTTATCCTTATGGAGATAATGAGGAAGGAGTAGCATTTGGTAGAATAAACAAAAAATGGGGAAATACATTGAAAAATCTGCTTATAGCTAAGAACGAGAATGAGTTTGATAAAATATTAAATGAATTTATTGCATATAGAAAAGAACAAGGTTGGGATAAGATACAAAAATATGATCAACAAAAATACGAGGAAAATAAGAAGAAGCTAAATGTAGTTAGATGA
- a CDS encoding glycoside hydrolase family 32 protein, translating into MLKSYEEINQAIKNYYSNKNNIKSNIWRNNFHVEMPFGLMNDPNGLCYYDNKFYIFYQWNPFGCEHKTKHWGLVTTADFINFTNPEIVLKPEEWFDKGGCYSGGAYVKDGTLKLFYTGNVKGINNERKSYQCVVDYNKDWLFEKKGVLIDKEPEGYTSQFRDPMIFENNGIYYMVLGVQTKELKGRALIYESKDINRWSFVGELKTDMKDLGYMWECPNLFRVNKDKVAFMFSPQGLKEEEFKHQNIYQSGYVIGELNLDEVFLNNHTEFKEIDMGFDFYAPQVFNHKGKNIMIGWIGMPDKDKEYLSSEYGWMFGMTMPRVLEYKDNAIYQKPLELLKELRESKIVDFKSQYVDNYSIKLDSRTIECNLDLDINNSDNMELKLKFKDEHISISYSKKDEICIVDRNNMELGGKGVRKFKLKIDKSLKMHMFIDNSFIEIYYQDGLETTTLAYFPKSDDFEIEIKNKVKINKLQIWSLRRINYVES; encoded by the coding sequence ATGTTAAAATCATATGAAGAAATAAATCAAGCCATAAAGAATTATTATAGTAATAAAAACAATATAAAAAGTAATATATGGAGAAATAATTTCCACGTTGAGATGCCATTTGGATTAATGAATGATCCAAATGGATTATGCTATTATGATAACAAATTTTATATATTTTACCAATGGAATCCTTTTGGGTGTGAACATAAAACAAAGCACTGGGGATTGGTTACAACAGCTGATTTTATTAATTTTACTAATCCGGAAATAGTTTTAAAACCAGAGGAATGGTTTGATAAAGGTGGATGTTATTCAGGAGGGGCTTATGTTAAAGATGGCACCTTAAAGTTATTTTATACTGGAAATGTTAAAGGGATTAATAATGAAAGAAAATCATATCAATGTGTGGTTGACTATAATAAAGATTGGTTATTTGAGAAAAAAGGTGTATTAATTGATAAAGAGCCAGAAGGCTACACATCTCAATTTAGAGATCCGATGATATTTGAAAACAATGGGATTTATTACATGGTGCTTGGAGTTCAAACTAAAGAATTAAAAGGAAGAGCATTAATATATGAATCAAAGGATATAAATAGGTGGAGTTTCGTTGGTGAATTAAAAACAGATATGAAAGATTTAGGTTATATGTGGGAATGTCCAAACCTATTTAGAGTAAATAAGGATAAAGTTGCATTTATGTTTTCTCCTCAAGGATTAAAAGAAGAAGAATTCAAACATCAAAATATTTATCAATCAGGATATGTAATTGGAGAATTAAATTTAGATGAAGTTTTCCTAAATAACCATACTGAATTTAAAGAAATTGATATGGGTTTTGATTTCTATGCACCACAAGTATTTAATCATAAGGGTAAAAATATTATGATAGGTTGGATAGGAATGCCTGATAAAGATAAAGAATATTTAAGCTCAGAATATGGTTGGATGTTTGGAATGACTATGCCAAGAGTTTTAGAATATAAAGATAATGCTATATATCAAAAGCCACTTGAACTTTTAAAAGAGTTAAGGGAATCGAAGATTGTAGATTTTAAAAGTCAATATGTAGATAATTATAGTATCAAACTTGATTCACGAACTATAGAATGCAACTTAGATTTAGATATAAATAATTCTGATAATATGGAGCTGAAACTTAAATTTAAAGATGAACATATTTCAATATCATATAGCAAAAAAGATGAAATATGCATAGTAGATAGAAATAATATGGAGCTTGGTGGAAAAGGAGTACGAAAATTTAAATTAAAAATTGATAAATCATTAAAGATGCATATGTTCATAGATAATTCATTTATAGAAATATATTATCAAGATGGATTAGAAACAACAACTTTAGCGTATTTTCCTAAGAGTGATGATTTTGAAATTGAAATCAAGAATAAGGTGAAAATAAATAAATTGCAAATTTGGAGTTTAAGGAGAATTAATTATGTAGAGTCATAG